In Saccharothrix syringae, the following are encoded in one genomic region:
- the scpA gene encoding methylmalonyl-CoA mutase has protein sequence MIPDFADVDLGEPTPVEADRWHAALQEATGKGADALVRETPEGIGVKPVYTAADTAGLDFLGTYPGIAPFLRGPYPTMYVNQPWTIRQYAGFSTAEESNAFYRRNLAAGQKGLSVAFDLATHRGYDSDHPRVAGDVGMAGVAIDSIYDMRQLFDGIPLDRMSVSMTMNGAVLPVLALYVVAAEEQGVKPDQLAGTIQNDILKEFMVRNTYIYPPQPSMRIISDIFAFTSQRMPKFNSISISGYHMQEAGATADLELAYTLADGVEYLRAGRDAGLDVDAFAPRLSFFWAVGMNFFMEVAKLRAARLLWAKLVKGFDARNPKSLSLRTHSQTSGWSLTAQDVFNNVARTCVEAMAATQGHTQSLHTNALDEALALPTDFSARIARNTQLLLQQESGTTRVIDPWGGSAFVERLTHDLAHRAWAHITEVESAGGMAKAIDAGIPKLRIEEAAARTQARIDSGRQPVIGVNKYRVEVDERIEVLKVDNAGVRAQQLAKLERLRAERDQAAVDRALDALTSAAGGSGNLLELAVDAARAKATVGEISEALGRVWGRHSAQIRTITGVYRQEVGAVSEVDATRGLVESFAEQEGRRPRILVAKMGQDGHDRGQKVIATAFADLGFDVDVGPLFQTPDEVARQAVEADVHIVGVSSLAAGHLTLVPALREALAELGREDIMVVVGGVIPPQDFDALRAAGAAAIFPPGTVIADAAGDLLRRLADELGHDQPHEQADGQADGQAHDQARGRAQPGHA, from the coding sequence ATGATCCCGGACTTCGCCGACGTCGACCTGGGGGAACCGACCCCGGTCGAGGCGGACCGGTGGCACGCCGCGCTCCAGGAGGCCACCGGCAAGGGCGCCGACGCGCTGGTCCGGGAGACGCCGGAGGGCATCGGCGTCAAGCCGGTCTACACCGCCGCCGACACCGCCGGCCTGGACTTCCTGGGCACCTACCCGGGCATCGCGCCGTTCCTGCGCGGCCCGTACCCGACGATGTACGTCAACCAGCCGTGGACCATCCGGCAGTACGCCGGGTTCTCCACCGCCGAGGAGTCCAACGCCTTCTACCGCCGCAACCTCGCCGCGGGCCAGAAGGGCCTGTCGGTGGCCTTCGACCTGGCCACGCACCGCGGCTACGACTCCGACCACCCGCGCGTGGCGGGCGACGTCGGCATGGCGGGCGTGGCGATCGACTCGATCTACGACATGCGCCAGCTGTTCGACGGCATCCCGCTGGACCGGATGAGCGTGTCGATGACCATGAACGGCGCCGTGCTGCCGGTGCTGGCCCTCTACGTGGTCGCGGCCGAGGAGCAGGGGGTGAAGCCGGACCAGCTCGCGGGGACCATCCAGAACGACATCCTCAAGGAGTTCATGGTCCGCAACACCTACATCTACCCGCCGCAGCCGTCGATGCGGATCATCTCCGACATCTTCGCGTTCACCTCGCAGCGGATGCCGAAGTTCAACTCCATCTCGATCTCCGGCTACCACATGCAGGAGGCCGGGGCGACCGCCGACCTGGAGCTGGCGTACACGCTGGCCGACGGCGTGGAGTACCTGCGCGCGGGCCGGGACGCGGGCCTGGACGTGGACGCGTTCGCGCCGCGGCTGTCGTTCTTCTGGGCGGTCGGCATGAACTTCTTCATGGAGGTCGCCAAGCTGCGCGCGGCCCGCCTGCTGTGGGCGAAGCTGGTGAAGGGCTTCGACGCGCGCAACCCCAAGTCGCTGTCGCTGCGCACGCACTCCCAGACCTCCGGCTGGTCGCTGACCGCGCAGGACGTGTTCAACAACGTGGCCCGCACCTGCGTCGAGGCGATGGCCGCCACCCAGGGCCACACGCAGTCGCTGCACACCAACGCGCTGGACGAGGCGCTGGCGCTGCCCACGGACTTCTCCGCGCGCATCGCCCGCAACACCCAGCTGCTGCTCCAGCAGGAGTCCGGCACCACGCGGGTGATCGACCCGTGGGGCGGCAGCGCGTTCGTGGAGCGGCTGACCCACGACCTGGCGCACCGGGCGTGGGCGCACATCACCGAGGTGGAGTCGGCGGGCGGCATGGCCAAGGCCATCGACGCGGGCATCCCGAAGCTGCGCATCGAGGAGGCCGCCGCGCGCACCCAGGCGCGCATCGACTCCGGGCGGCAGCCGGTGATCGGCGTGAACAAGTACCGCGTCGAGGTCGACGAGCGGATCGAGGTGCTCAAGGTCGACAACGCGGGCGTGCGGGCGCAGCAGCTGGCCAAGCTGGAGCGGTTGCGCGCCGAGCGCGACCAGGCCGCCGTCGACCGCGCCCTGGACGCCCTGACCAGCGCCGCGGGCGGGAGCGGCAACCTGCTGGAGCTGGCCGTGGACGCGGCCCGCGCCAAGGCCACCGTCGGGGAGATCTCCGAGGCGCTGGGCAGGGTGTGGGGCAGGCACTCCGCCCAGATCCGCACCATCACCGGCGTCTACCGGCAGGAGGTCGGTGCCGTGTCCGAGGTGGACGCGACCCGCGGGCTCGTCGAGTCCTTCGCCGAGCAGGAGGGCCGCCGGCCGCGCATCCTGGTCGCCAAGATGGGCCAGGACGGCCACGACCGCGGCCAGAAGGTGATCGCGACCGCGTTCGCCGACCTCGGCTTCGACGTCGACGTCGGCCCGCTGTTCCAGACCCCGGACGAGGTGGCGCGCCAGGCCGTGGAGGCCGACGTGCACATCGTCGGGGTGTCGTCGCTGGCCGCCGGGCACCTCACCCTGGTGCCCGCGCTGCGCGAGGCGCTGGCGGAGCTGGGCCGCGAGGACATCATGGTCGTGGTCGGCGGCGTCATCCCGCCGCAGGACTTCGACGCGCTGCGCGCGGCGGGCGCGGCGGCGATCTTCCCGCCCGGCACGGTGATCGCGGACGCGGCCGGCGACCTGCTGCGCAGGCTCGCCGACGAGCTGGGCCACGACCAGCCGCACGAGCAGGCCGACGGCCAAGCCGACGGGCAGGCCCACGACCAGGCGCGCGGACGGGCGCAGCCGGGGCATGCCTAG
- a CDS encoding phospho-sugar mutase, translating to MSLSPALRDAAFRWIADDPDPDTRAELQGVLARAMAGDAAAVDDLADRMSGPLEFGTAGLRGPVRAGPNGMNRAVVVRTTAGLATWLKANGHVGTVFVGRDARHGSEAFAAAAAGVLAAEGFTVRVLPGPLPTPVLAFLVRAHDAVAGVQITASHNPPADNGYKLYLAGGGQIVPPADREIEAAIRTVPAAVSVPLSDDHGTVPDAEVDAYLERVASLPRGTARDLRVVLTPMHGVGGAMAVEALRRAGFTDVRVVREQAVPDPAFPTVAFPNPEEPGAADRLLELAASVDADLAIALDPDADRCALGVRGRDGAWRMLRGDETGVLLGSLVLSTTDHPDPLVATTIVSSSLLRSIAAAHGARYAETLTGFKWLVRAGEGLVFAYEEALGNCVDPAHVNDKDGISAAVVACDLAAGLKASGRDLLDALDQLAVDHGLHLTDQVSLRFTDLSRIGALMARLRAEPPAGFAFEDLLPGADVVRLTRDGARVVVRPSGTEPKLKAYLEVVEPVSGDLPAARSRAAGRLADLRDQVSELLTTP from the coding sequence ATGAGCCTGTCCCCGGCGCTGCGCGACGCGGCGTTCCGCTGGATCGCCGACGACCCCGACCCCGACACCCGCGCCGAGCTGCAGGGCGTGCTGGCCAGGGCCATGGCGGGCGACGCGGCGGCCGTCGACGACCTGGCCGACCGGATGTCCGGGCCGCTGGAGTTCGGCACGGCCGGGCTGCGCGGCCCCGTGCGCGCCGGGCCCAACGGCATGAACCGGGCCGTGGTCGTGCGCACCACCGCCGGGCTCGCCACGTGGCTCAAGGCCAACGGGCACGTCGGCACGGTGTTCGTCGGCCGGGACGCGCGGCACGGGTCGGAGGCGTTCGCGGCGGCCGCGGCCGGGGTGCTGGCCGCCGAGGGGTTCACCGTCCGGGTGCTGCCCGGGCCGCTGCCGACGCCCGTGCTGGCGTTCCTGGTGCGCGCGCACGACGCGGTCGCCGGGGTGCAGATCACCGCCTCGCACAACCCGCCCGCGGACAACGGCTACAAGCTGTACCTGGCCGGTGGCGGGCAGATCGTGCCGCCCGCGGACCGGGAGATCGAGGCGGCGATCCGGACCGTGCCCGCGGCCGTGTCGGTGCCGCTGTCGGACGACCACGGGACCGTGCCCGACGCGGAGGTCGACGCCTACCTGGAGCGGGTCGCGTCGCTGCCGCGCGGCACGGCGCGGGACCTGCGGGTGGTGCTGACGCCCATGCACGGCGTGGGCGGCGCGATGGCCGTGGAGGCGCTGCGGCGCGCCGGGTTCACCGACGTGCGGGTGGTGCGGGAGCAGGCCGTGCCGGACCCGGCGTTCCCGACCGTGGCGTTCCCCAACCCGGAGGAGCCGGGCGCGGCGGACCGGCTGCTGGAGCTGGCCGCGTCGGTGGACGCGGACCTGGCGATCGCGCTGGACCCGGACGCCGACCGGTGCGCGCTGGGCGTGCGCGGGCGCGACGGGGCGTGGCGGATGCTGCGCGGCGACGAGACCGGCGTGCTGCTCGGGTCGCTGGTGCTGTCCACCACCGACCACCCGGACCCGCTGGTGGCCACCACGATCGTGTCATCTTCGCTGCTGAGGTCCATCGCGGCCGCGCACGGCGCCCGGTACGCGGAGACGCTGACCGGGTTCAAGTGGCTGGTGCGCGCCGGCGAGGGGCTGGTGTTCGCCTACGAGGAGGCGCTGGGCAACTGCGTCGACCCCGCGCACGTCAACGACAAGGACGGCATCTCGGCGGCCGTGGTGGCGTGCGACCTGGCGGCCGGGCTCAAGGCGAGCGGGCGCGACCTGCTCGACGCGCTGGACCAGCTCGCCGTCGACCACGGCCTGCACCTGACCGACCAGGTGTCGCTGCGGTTCACCGACCTGAGCCGGATCGGGGCGCTGATGGCGCGGCTGCGCGCCGAGCCGCCCGCCGGGTTCGCGTTCGAGGACCTGCTGCCCGGGGCCGACGTGGTGCGCCTGACCCGCGACGGCGCGCGGGTGGTGGTGCGACCGTCCGGCACCGAGCCGAAGCTGAAGGCGTACCTGGAGGTCGTGGAACCGGTGTCGGGCGACCTGCCCGCGGCGCGCTCCCGGGCCGCGGGCAGGCTGGCCGACCTGCGCGATCAGGTCTCCGAGCTGCTCACGACGCCATAG
- a CDS encoding serine/threonine-protein kinase, translated as METIGREGAAGGTPEDPLEVPGEGRLIAGRYRLRHVLGRGSMGTVWAAHDEVLRRDVAVKEVLLPPGAPDGEATVLRERTLREARSAAALAHPNLVTLYDVAQVDGDPYVVMELVPSSSLAEVVRQRGPLTDAQGAVVADAVAAALEAAHRAGITHRDVKPGNVLVAHDGRVKLTDFGIARNVAEATLTSRGITLGTPAFIAPEVAAGGEVTSAADQWSLGATLYAAMTGVPPYEGANVLQTVNQVVHGEVPSASVCGALGPVVAGLMTRDPAERLPLAEVRRVVRPLLPEPGADAFPADAPTRPVVEVVRPPAVPANAPLAADPGPLPFRPTAPAGPGRRSRPLLALAAVVLFAVCAAGGFALTRTVAGASVLPPPAVHAPTLPSLTGTPSLRPTTTSAATANGEQGAEFTISVGADWTGFLEQRANKGLVPSTVVHLVAPGGAHEVAVQRFPDYHPGHVVDDYVRVVRSRWGGDRYFGEGLEPVEAAGGWEAAVRYSYRTAERAADVRGVATGPDLRRSRYSLVLPRGADLWVVEVVVPTEQEETGRELFDAVAPTFAVVG; from the coding sequence GTGGAAACCATAGGGCGGGAAGGCGCGGCAGGGGGTACCCCAGAAGACCCCCTTGAAGTCCCCGGCGAAGGCCGCCTGATCGCCGGCCGCTACCGGCTCAGGCACGTGCTGGGGCGCGGCTCGATGGGCACGGTGTGGGCCGCGCACGACGAGGTGCTGCGCCGGGACGTCGCGGTCAAGGAGGTGCTGCTCCCGCCCGGCGCGCCCGACGGCGAGGCGACCGTGCTGCGCGAGCGCACCCTGCGCGAGGCCCGCTCGGCGGCGGCGCTGGCGCACCCGAACCTGGTGACGCTCTACGACGTGGCGCAGGTCGACGGCGACCCCTACGTGGTGATGGAGCTGGTGCCGTCGTCGTCGCTGGCCGAGGTGGTGCGGCAGCGCGGGCCGCTGACCGACGCGCAGGGCGCGGTGGTGGCGGACGCGGTGGCCGCGGCGCTGGAGGCGGCCCACCGGGCGGGGATCACGCACCGGGACGTCAAACCGGGCAACGTGCTCGTCGCCCACGACGGCCGGGTGAAGCTGACCGACTTCGGCATCGCCCGCAACGTCGCCGAGGCCACCCTGACCAGCCGCGGCATCACGCTGGGCACGCCCGCGTTCATCGCGCCCGAGGTGGCGGCGGGCGGGGAGGTCACGTCGGCGGCCGACCAGTGGTCGCTGGGCGCCACGCTGTACGCCGCGATGACGGGCGTGCCGCCGTACGAGGGCGCGAACGTGCTGCAGACGGTCAACCAGGTCGTGCACGGCGAGGTGCCGTCGGCCTCGGTGTGCGGCGCGCTGGGGCCGGTGGTGGCGGGCCTGATGACGCGCGACCCGGCGGAGCGGCTGCCGCTGGCCGAGGTCCGCCGCGTGGTCCGGCCGCTGCTGCCCGAGCCGGGCGCGGACGCGTTCCCCGCGGACGCACCCACCCGACCGGTGGTCGAGGTGGTGCGCCCGCCCGCGGTGCCGGCCAACGCGCCCCTGGCCGCCGACCCGGGCCCGCTGCCGTTCCGGCCCACCGCCCCCGCCGGGCCCGGCAGGAGGTCCCGCCCGCTGCTGGCCCTGGCCGCGGTGGTGCTGTTCGCGGTGTGCGCGGCCGGCGGGTTCGCCCTGACCAGGACGGTGGCCGGCGCGTCGGTCCTGCCGCCGCCCGCGGTGCACGCTCCCACCCTGCCGTCGCTGACCGGCACCCCGTCCCTGCGCCCCACCACCACCTCCGCGGCCACGGCCAACGGCGAGCAGGGGGCGGAGTTCACCATCTCGGTGGGTGCGGACTGGACGGGGTTCCTGGAGCAGCGGGCCAACAAGGGGCTGGTGCCGAGCACGGTGGTGCACCTGGTCGCGCCGGGCGGGGCGCACGAGGTGGCGGTGCAGCGGTTCCCCGACTACCACCCCGGGCACGTGGTCGACGACTACGTGCGGGTGGTGCGGTCGCGGTGGGGCGGGGACCGGTACTTCGGGGAGGGCCTGGAACCGGTCGAGGCGGCCGGCGGGTGGGAGGCGGCGGTGCGGTACAGCTACCGGACCGCGGAGCGGGCGGCCGACGTGCGCGGCGTGGCGACCGGCCCGGACCTGCGGCGGAGCCGGTACTCGCTGGTGCTGCCGCGGGGGGCGGACCTGTGGGTGGTGGAGGTCGTGGTGCCGACCGAGCAGGAGGAGACGGGGCGGGAGCTGTTCGACGCCGTGGCGCCCACGTTCGCGGTGGTGGGTTAG
- a CDS encoding methylmalonyl-CoA mutase family protein, translating into MMEPSGELALAAEFPTPEREQWLELVRGVLGKSGAPFESLITTTYDGIDVQPLYTAADRAPDAGFPGLAPFTRAGRPQGAVDGWDVRQQHRVADREAVMADLENGVTSLWLKGVDPARYDDLLAEVYLDLAPVVVDAGPDFLAAGRAALRLWDQRPVLPSEVRGNVGADPLGVQARTGEPADFAALLDLLPEARKFPGLRLVVVDGLPFHEAGGSDAEELGASLAAGVAYLRRLTGAGLTAAEAVRLLEFRYAATADQFLTIAKFRAARRLWARVTEVVDQPAPQLQHAVTSPAMMTRRDPWVNMLRTTLACFGAGLGGADAVTVLPFDAAIGLPDDFSRRIARNTQSLLLEESRLAGVIDPAGGSWYVERLTDDLARAAWAWFREIEAAGGLPAAFDLVADRIAGTWEKRRANLADRTDAITGVSEFPHLGEQPVVRPPAPEEPGGGLPRVRYAQAYEALRDAADASPERPRVFLATLGPVAAHTARASFAANLFQAGGIETPDAGPTRTAEDVVERFRASGARVACLCGSEAGYAELAAPVARALRDAGAERVLLAGKKSDAEIDEYVFTGCRALDVLERTFDFLGVAR; encoded by the coding sequence ATGATGGAGCCGTCAGGCGAGTTGGCGCTGGCCGCGGAGTTCCCCACGCCTGAGCGCGAGCAGTGGCTGGAGCTCGTCCGGGGCGTGCTGGGCAAGTCGGGCGCGCCCTTCGAATCCCTCATCACCACCACCTACGACGGCATTGACGTGCAGCCGCTCTACACCGCGGCCGACCGCGCGCCGGACGCCGGCTTCCCCGGCCTGGCCCCGTTCACCAGGGCCGGGCGCCCGCAGGGCGCGGTCGACGGCTGGGACGTCCGCCAGCAGCACCGGGTCGCCGACCGCGAGGCGGTCATGGCCGACCTGGAGAACGGCGTCACGTCGCTGTGGCTCAAGGGCGTCGACCCGGCCCGCTACGACGACCTGCTGGCCGAGGTCTACCTGGACCTGGCGCCCGTGGTCGTCGACGCCGGCCCGGACTTCCTGGCCGCCGGGCGCGCCGCGCTGCGCCTGTGGGACCAGCGGCCGGTGCTGCCCAGCGAGGTGCGGGGCAACGTCGGCGCCGACCCCCTCGGCGTCCAGGCGCGCACGGGTGAGCCCGCCGACTTCGCGGCCCTGCTCGACCTGCTGCCCGAGGCCCGGAAGTTCCCCGGGCTGCGCCTGGTCGTGGTCGACGGCCTGCCCTTCCACGAGGCGGGCGGCAGCGACGCCGAGGAGCTGGGCGCCTCCCTGGCGGCCGGTGTGGCCTACCTGCGGCGGCTGACCGGGGCCGGGCTGACCGCCGCCGAGGCCGTGCGGCTGCTGGAGTTCCGGTACGCGGCCACCGCCGACCAGTTCCTCACCATCGCGAAGTTCCGCGCCGCCCGGCGGCTGTGGGCCCGGGTCACCGAGGTGGTCGACCAACCCGCGCCGCAGCTCCAGCACGCGGTCACCTCGCCCGCGATGATGACCCGCCGCGACCCGTGGGTGAACATGCTGCGCACCACCCTGGCCTGCTTCGGCGCGGGCCTGGGCGGCGCGGACGCGGTCACCGTGCTGCCGTTCGACGCGGCCATCGGCCTGCCCGACGACTTCTCCCGCCGCATCGCCCGCAACACCCAGTCGCTGCTGCTGGAGGAGTCGCGGCTGGCCGGGGTGATCGACCCGGCCGGCGGCTCCTGGTACGTGGAGCGGCTGACCGACGACCTGGCGCGCGCCGCGTGGGCGTGGTTCCGCGAGATCGAGGCCGCGGGCGGCCTGCCCGCCGCGTTCGACCTGGTCGCGGACCGGATCGCGGGTACCTGGGAGAAGCGCCGCGCCAACCTGGCCGACCGCACCGACGCGATCACCGGCGTCAGCGAGTTCCCCCACCTCGGCGAGCAGCCGGTGGTGCGCCCGCCCGCGCCGGAGGAACCCGGCGGCGGCCTGCCGCGCGTCCGGTACGCGCAGGCGTACGAGGCGCTGCGCGACGCCGCCGACGCGAGCCCCGAGCGGCCCAGGGTGTTCCTGGCCACGCTCGGCCCGGTCGCCGCGCACACCGCGCGGGCCTCGTTCGCCGCGAACCTGTTCCAGGCCGGTGGCATCGAGACACCCGACGCGGGGCCCACCAGGACCGCGGAGGACGTGGTCGAGCGGTTCCGCGCCAGCGGCGCCCGGGTCGCGTGCCTGTGCGGCAGCGAGGCCGGCTACGCCGAGCTGGCCGCCCCGGTGGCGCGGGCCCTGCGCGACGCGGGCGCCGAACGGGTCCTGCTCGCGGGCAAGAAGTCCGACGCCGAGATCGACGAGTACGTCTTCACGGGCTGCCGCGCGCTCGACGTCCTGGAGCGCACGTTCGACTTCCTGGGGGTGGCGCGATGA
- a CDS encoding purine-nucleoside phosphorylase produces MTAISENTTPEALATDAARALAERTGVDRHDIAVVLGSGWRPAADLIGEPAAEVPMAELPGFEAPTAVGHGGTIRSVPVGDKNVLVMLGRTHGYEGKGVAKVVHGVRTAAAAGVGTVVLTNAAGGLRQGMVVGQPVLISDHLNLTASSPLVGARFVDLTDLYSPRLRELARGIDPSLEEGVYAGLPGPHFETPAEIRMLRTMGADLVGMSTVLEAVAARAEGVEVFGLSLVTNLAAGITGEPLNHQEVLEAGQAAASRMGELLRELVTRA; encoded by the coding sequence GTGACCGCCATCAGTGAGAACACCACCCCCGAGGCCCTGGCCACCGACGCGGCCCGCGCGCTGGCCGAGCGCACCGGGGTGGACAGGCACGACATCGCCGTGGTCCTCGGGTCGGGCTGGCGCCCGGCCGCGGACCTGATCGGGGAGCCCGCCGCCGAGGTGCCCATGGCCGAGCTGCCCGGGTTCGAGGCGCCCACCGCCGTCGGCCACGGCGGCACGATCCGGTCGGTGCCGGTCGGCGACAAGAACGTGCTGGTCATGCTGGGGCGGACGCACGGCTACGAGGGCAAGGGCGTGGCGAAGGTCGTGCACGGCGTGCGCACCGCCGCCGCGGCCGGCGTCGGCACCGTGGTGCTGACCAACGCCGCCGGCGGCCTGCGCCAGGGCATGGTGGTCGGCCAGCCCGTGCTGATCAGCGACCACCTGAACCTCACCGCGTCGTCACCGCTGGTCGGCGCCCGCTTCGTCGACCTCACCGACCTGTACTCGCCGCGGCTGCGCGAGCTGGCCCGGGGCATCGACCCGTCCCTGGAGGAGGGCGTCTACGCGGGCCTGCCCGGGCCGCACTTCGAGACGCCCGCCGAGATCCGCATGCTGCGCACCATGGGCGCCGACCTGGTCGGCATGTCGACCGTGCTGGAGGCCGTCGCGGCCCGCGCCGAGGGCGTCGAGGTGTTCGGGCTGTCGCTGGTCACGAACCTGGCGGCGGGCATCACCGGCGAACCGCTCAACCACCAGGAGGTGCTGGAGGCGGGCCAGGCCGCGGCGAGCCGGATGGGCGAGCTGCTGCGGGAGCTGGTGACCCGCGCATGA
- a CDS encoding MerR family transcriptional regulator has translation MTYSIAQAAERSGLSIDTLRYYERIGLVDPPARDSGGRRTYTDDDLSWLAFLTRLRTTGMPIRMMREYAQLRHRGDPTAGRRKQILFEHRASVRSRIAELQSCLDVLEYKISHYEQLEHTFVEGITA, from the coding sequence GTGACTTACTCGATCGCCCAGGCGGCCGAGCGCAGCGGATTGTCGATCGACACCCTGCGCTATTACGAACGCATCGGTCTCGTCGACCCGCCCGCCAGGGACTCGGGTGGACGGCGCACCTACACCGACGACGACCTCAGCTGGCTGGCCTTCCTCACCCGCCTGCGCACCACGGGCATGCCCATCCGCATGATGCGCGAGTACGCCCAGCTCAGGCACCGCGGCGACCCCACCGCCGGCCGGCGCAAGCAGATCCTGTTCGAGCACCGCGCCTCGGTGCGCTCCCGCATCGCGGAGCTCCAGTCGTGCCTCGACGTGCTGGAGTACAAGATCTCCCACTACGAGCAGCTGGAGCACACCTTCGTGGAAGGGATCACCGCGTGA
- a CDS encoding flavodoxin family protein, with protein MPRLLIVHHTPSPNLQAVFEAVVAGATDPEVGGVEVVRRPALGASVADVLEADGYLLGTPANIGYISGALKHFFDTVYYPCLDATRGRPFGAYVHGNQGVEGAVKAIRDITAGLRWRPVADTLVLTGPPDAAALRRCWELGATVAATLT; from the coding sequence GTGCCCCGCCTGCTGATCGTCCACCACACCCCGTCGCCGAACCTGCAGGCGGTGTTCGAGGCGGTGGTCGCCGGGGCGACCGACCCGGAGGTCGGGGGCGTCGAGGTGGTGCGGCGACCGGCGTTGGGGGCCTCGGTGGCGGACGTGCTGGAGGCCGACGGGTACCTGCTGGGGACGCCGGCCAACATCGGGTACATCAGCGGCGCGCTCAAGCACTTCTTCGACACGGTCTACTACCCGTGCCTGGACGCCACGCGGGGCCGGCCGTTCGGCGCCTACGTGCACGGCAACCAGGGCGTCGAGGGCGCGGTGAAGGCGATCCGGGACATCACGGCGGGCCTGCGGTGGCGCCCGGTGGCCGACACCCTCGTGCTGACCGGGCCGCCCGACGCCGCCGCCTTGCGGCGGTGCTGGGAACTGGGCGCCACGGTCGCCGCCACGCTGACCTGA
- a CDS encoding aldo/keto reductase, whose amino-acid sequence MGMSQSYGAGDERESIATVHRALDLGVTLLDTADVYGAGANEELVGRAIADRRDRVVLATKFALADPDRRPRGDAAYVRQAAEASLRRLGVDHIDLYYQHRVDPEVPVEETVGAMAELVRQGKVRHLGLSEASAATIRRAHAVHPITALQSEWSLWTRDIEAEVLPTCRELGIGIVPFSPLGRGFLTGRVTSVDDLAEDDMRRGLPRFSPDNLARNNAIVAALRELAEERGATAGQLALAWVQHQGQDVVPIPGTKRVKYLEENVAAADLALSPGDLRAIEAAATTVAGERYTPEMMKMSNR is encoded by the coding sequence ATGGGCATGAGTCAGTCCTACGGCGCCGGCGACGAGCGCGAGTCCATCGCCACCGTCCACCGCGCCCTGGACCTGGGCGTCACCCTCCTCGACACCGCCGACGTGTACGGCGCGGGCGCGAACGAGGAGCTGGTCGGCCGGGCCATCGCGGACCGGCGGGACCGGGTCGTCCTCGCCACGAAGTTCGCCCTCGCCGACCCGGACCGGCGCCCCCGCGGCGACGCCGCCTACGTCCGGCAGGCGGCCGAGGCGTCGTTGCGGCGGCTGGGCGTCGACCACATCGACCTGTACTACCAGCACCGCGTCGACCCGGAGGTCCCCGTCGAGGAGACCGTGGGCGCGATGGCCGAGCTGGTGCGGCAGGGCAAGGTCCGCCACCTGGGCCTGTCCGAGGCGAGTGCCGCCACGATCCGCCGCGCGCACGCCGTCCACCCGATCACCGCCCTGCAGAGCGAGTGGTCCCTGTGGACCCGCGACATCGAGGCCGAGGTGCTGCCGACCTGCCGCGAGCTGGGCATCGGGATCGTCCCGTTCTCCCCGCTGGGCCGCGGTTTCCTGACCGGCCGGGTGACCTCGGTGGACGACCTCGCCGAGGACGACATGCGCCGCGGCCTGCCCCGCTTCTCGCCCGACAACCTCGCCCGCAACAACGCCATCGTGGCGGCCCTGCGGGAGCTCGCCGAGGAGCGCGGCGCCACCGCCGGGCAGCTCGCGCTGGCCTGGGTGCAGCACCAGGGGCAGGACGTGGTGCCGATCCCGGGCACCAAGCGGGTGAAGTACCTGGAGGAGAACGTCGCGGCGGCCGACCTGGCGCTGTCCCCGGGCGACCTCCGCGCGATCGAGGCCGCCGCGACCACCGTCGCCGGTGAGCGCTACACGCCCGAGATGATGAAGATGTCGAATCGTTGA
- a CDS encoding aldo/keto reductase: protein MGMSEFYGPGDEAGSIATIHRALDLGVTFLDTADLYGAGANEELVGRAVRDRRDEVVLATKFALVRDGGAVWGVRGDPEYVEQAAEASLRRLGVDHIDLYYQHRVDPNTPIEDTVGAMAELVRQGKVRHLGLSEAGADTIRRAHAVHPIAAVQTEWSLWSREIEDEVAPTCRELGIGVVAYSPLGRGFLTGRYTSPDDFAPDDIRRSSRMPRFAEDNLARNVALVESLREVAREHDATPGQIALAWVHHQGAVPIPGTKRVAYLEENVAAADIRLTAAQVERIAGAVPADAVAGDRYDAGTLRIIGR, encoded by the coding sequence ATGGGGATGAGCGAGTTCTACGGCCCGGGCGACGAGGCCGGGTCGATCGCGACCATCCACCGCGCCCTGGACCTGGGCGTCACGTTCCTCGACACCGCCGACCTCTACGGCGCGGGCGCGAACGAGGAGCTGGTCGGCCGGGCCGTCCGGGACCGCCGCGACGAGGTCGTGCTGGCCACCAAGTTCGCCCTGGTCCGCGACGGCGGCGCGGTGTGGGGCGTGCGGGGCGACCCCGAGTACGTCGAGCAGGCCGCCGAGGCGTCGCTGCGCCGACTGGGCGTCGACCACATCGACCTGTACTACCAGCACCGCGTCGACCCGAACACCCCCATCGAGGACACCGTGGGCGCGATGGCCGAGCTGGTGCGGCAGGGCAAGGTCCGCCACCTCGGCCTGTCCGAGGCGGGCGCCGACACGATCCGGCGGGCGCACGCCGTCCACCCGATCGCGGCCGTGCAGACCGAGTGGTCGCTGTGGTCGCGGGAGATCGAGGACGAGGTCGCGCCGACCTGCCGGGAGCTGGGCATCGGCGTGGTCGCCTACTCGCCCCTGGGCCGCGGCTTCCTGACCGGCCGCTACACCTCGCCGGACGACTTCGCCCCCGACGACATCCGGCGCAGCTCGCGCATGCCGCGGTTCGCCGAGGACAACCTGGCCCGCAACGTCGCGCTGGTGGAGTCCCTGCGCGAGGTGGCCCGCGAGCACGACGCGACGCCGGGCCAGATCGCCCTCGCCTGGGTGCACCACCAGGGCGCCGTGCCGATCCCGGGCACCAAGCGGGTGGCGTACCTGGAGGAGAACGTCGCCGCCGCGGACATCCGGCTGACCGCGGCGCAGGTGGAGCGCATCGCCGGTGCCGTGCCCGCGGACGCGGTCGCCGGCGACCGCTACGACGCCGGGACGCTGCGGATCATCGGCAGGTAG